Proteins encoded together in one Triticum dicoccoides isolate Atlit2015 ecotype Zavitan chromosome 7B, WEW_v2.0, whole genome shotgun sequence window:
- the LOC119340622 gene encoding uncharacterized protein LOC119340622, with the protein MSRRRPRGGTQRMDAAIDHFAIMGYRKADVRSVVNRLLRDVYGRDGWPFLEDSCYSVVQDALFEMQEEQDRLQLQAVQQPHEEDGDDGGGDDDDDDEAQQLEAAMMEPPSENAMPVVMVDSEAQPSETVLAVEQTGEVIPMIMDPPARTAGPPHPASTGTGRTRRPCYGWISESESDSEYEEYLARRQKQVHVPAK; encoded by the exons ATGTCCCGGCGGCGGCCGAGGGGCGGGACGCAGCGGATGGACGCCGCGATCGACCACTTCGCCATCATGGGCTACCGCAAGGCCGACGTCCGCAGCGTCGTCAACCGGCTGCTCAGG GATGTGTATGGGAGGGATGGGTGGCCGTTCCTGGAGGACAGCTGCTACTCCGTCGTGCAGGACGCGCTCTTCGAGATGCAGGAGGAGCAGGACAGGCTGCAGCTGCAGGCCGTGCAGCAGCCGCATGAGGAGGATGGGGATgacggtggtggtgatgatgatgatgatgatgaagctcag CAACTGGAAGCAGCAATGATGGAGCCACCGTCAGAAAATGCCATGCCCGTTGTGATGGTTGACAGTGAGGCACAACCTTCCGAGACTGTGTTAGCCGTTGAGCAAACAGGGGAAGTGATCCCCATGATCATGGACCCACCTGCTCGCACAGCTGGGCCGCCACATCCGGCATCTACAGGAACTGGTCGCACAAGGCGTCCCTGCTATGGATGGATCTCTGAGTCTGAGAGTGACTCGGAGTACGAAGAATATCTTGCACGTCGACAGAAGCAGGTGCATGTCCCGGCCAAGTAG